The Scylla paramamosain isolate STU-SP2022 chromosome 27, ASM3559412v1, whole genome shotgun sequence genome contains the following window.
ggcagagatgcctcagaacacctaacttcatggaagctgttttagctagagatgagatgcgaggtttcctgtttagattataaggaaaggacagaccgaggatgttcattgtagaagagggggccagttgaatgtcactgaagaagaggggatagttgtctgcaaggctgtgtcgagttgatagatgaaggaattgggtttttgaggcactgaacaataccaagtttgctctgccccaatcagaaattttagagagatcagaagtcaggcgttctgtggcttccctttgtgaactgtttacttcctgtaaggttggacgcctatgaaaagacgtggaaaagtgcagggtgttatTATCAACGTAAgaatggataggaaaagaagtttggtttagaagatcgttgatgaataataggaaaagagtgggtaataggacagaaccctgaggaacaccactgttaataaatttagaagaacagcgaccgtctaccacaacaggaatagaacggtcaggtcagaaaggaaacttgagatgaagttgcaaagagaaggatagaacccataggagggtagtttggaaatcaaagcgttgtaccagactctatcacaggcttttgatatgtctagggcaacagcaaacgtttcaccaaaatctctaaaagacgaTGACTAAGACTAAgtaacccatactggcgatcagaaagaaggttctgaagtgatagatgtttaaaaaacTTCCTAtcaaggatagattaaaaaacttagataggcaggaaattaaagcaataggacggtagtttgcaggattagaacggtcactctttttaggaacaggctgaatgtaggcagacttccagcaagaagatagacagaaagagcttgactaggcaaggcaCAGGCACGGAGGCACTTTTCGGaaaaataataggagggaccccatcaggtccataagtcttttgagggtttaggtcagcgagggcatggaaaacatcattgcgaggaattttaataggcagcaTGAATGATtcagaggcagagggaggaacaagccctgaatcattcatgctgcctattaaaattcctcgcaatgatgttttccatgccctcgctgacctaaaccctcaaaagacttatggacctgatggggtccctcctattatttttCCGAAAAGTGCCTCCGTGCCTGtgccttgcctagtcaagctctttctgtctatcttcttgctggaagtctgcctacattcagcctgttcctaaaaagagtgaccgttctaatcctgcaaactaccgtcctattgctttaatttcctgcctatctaagttttttaatctatccttgaTAGGAAgttttttaaacatctatcacttcagaaccttctttcttttgcaaaggtttgagtgaagagttcagctttggagatagatgtgatagcagtagtgccatctgattgaaataaaggagggaaataagaagcaaaggtattagagatgtttttggctcgatgccagaagtcacgtagggagttagatcttgaaagattttaacactttctattaatgaaggagtttttggctagttggagaacagacttggcatggttccgggcagaaatataaagtacatgagattctggtgatggaaggctcaagtaccttttgtgggccacctctcaatcatgtatagcacgagaacaagctgtgttaaaccaaggtttggaaggtttaggtcgagaaaaagagtgaggaatgtacgcctccatgctagacactatcacctccgttatgcgctcggcacacaaagatggatctctgacacggaagcagtattcattccaaggaaaatcagcaaaatatctcctctgATCCTCCTAACTAGCAGAggaaaaacgccagaggcaccatagcttagagggatcctgaggagggattggagcgataggacaagatacagataagaaattgtgattggaggatCCAAACGGCAGatagagtgacagcataagcaggattagaggttaggaaaaggtcaagaatgttgggcatatctccaagacgataaggaatacgagtagggtgttgcaccaattgctctagattgTGGACGAGAGtgaagttgaaggctagttcaccaggatggtcagtgaagggagaggaaagccaaagctggtggtgaatattgaagcctctaagaatgaagatctccgcaaaagggaagagcgtcagaatgtgctccactttggaagttaagtagtcaaaaaatttcttatagtctgacTGGGAATATTTGAGGCTGCCACTGATGTGATGCGAGTCTGTGGAATCATCTGAACGACTGGTTTTATCACTGATGAGTTTAATTTAAGTCTTACCTATAATAGTATTTTTGTAGTAATTTGAACTACTCATTTTACTTTTAAAGTTTACATCATGTCACATTATTTACTGAAAAGGTTTGCCAATATAAAATAATGTCCATTAATAAGTCTGTGATCAATTATCTAAATAAGTAACTAATGCAGAGTCACAACTCTCACTGTAGCTATGCTTTTATTGCTTTTTCATATAGGTATCAtgtactgtttcttttttccaacGGTAATACGGAGCAAATTAATTATAGATCCCAGTTTTGCGGCATTACTGATACTGGACGCATGGCAACACCTTAATGCAGAGAATGCCGTGCCATTACTAAGTGGCATGTGCAGATACTTGGTGAGAATTTGGTTTGCAAAGGAGTGTTAGTGACTGTTCTAAGGGATTTGCGGTATGCGAGAACAAATTGAGGATGGAGTTACTAAACAACCAATTCTCTGGCGAGCCTTGTcttgtaaaaaagaaagaaaaaaaagacttagtGTTTATTCAGAAAGTCGCAGGAGTGATTATTCCTTGCCCACTGTGCgtgaatgaaaaatatttaCTTAAGAAACAATCTTTGCTACATAAATCCATAGGACTCGCTTGTTGCTGCGAATCAGAGAGCAGTCCACTAAATGTAATACCATCGGTTAAAAATAGCGTTAAACCATCTGCCGCGTTAGGAAGCATAAAAGTAGTGTGCCATTAGTAGTAAAAAGTTGTAAAATGCTAGCGGTGGTGCCGTGTCTCTAATTCACGTTACGTAATTATAATACataatgaaattattattaagaaattattattgaaattttatttttaatactcCCTACATaaattgtttatttctttctttaacgtCATAGCACACCTAATCAACACAATTAAGTTTGACATACTTTAAATATTCGAtcaataagttttttttattcatatatgcaTATTCAAGAATAGTCTTGTATTAATGTATTAATCCTGTGTGATTCTACACGATTCCAAAGATCAGTATGATAGAAGTCGCCTTCTAAAGAACTTTGTTAGTTAATTCAATTTATTTTAATACTAAAAAACATAAGCTGGAGTATCTTTTCACAGTGCTAGATGCATCACAACGCCAAACACTTCAACTTTATGAGAGAATCAACCGAGACCCGCATTGTGATCACAGTCCAGTATTATCACATAACGACTTGAGACGGAAGGAGGACAAACATTGATAAAGATTCAATATTAAGTATATCAGTAAATATTTTACTTCCACAACACTTAAAAACTAAATCGTTTGGTGCCACACACCCCGCTGCGGCTTAAGTGTAGTTGGGAGTCGGGTTGGTTACTCACAACATTGTCAGTACGAGGTGTACGAAGAAGGTGCCCTGTTGGAAGAGAAGAGCAACATGTAAGGCTGAAGTCTATCctttcatacataaaaaaaaataataataatagataaataaataaataaataaataataataataataataataataataataataataataataataataataataataataaactataaGAATAGTGAAATTGTAAATCTAAAgcacattaaagaaaaatttgAACATTGAACGTAGGTttgctaggtgtgtgtgtgtgtgtgtgtgtgtgtgtgtgtgtgtgtgtgtgaaatcaaGTGTAAAACGTATTTacataataaatcaaatactaCATAATATTAATCACTGAAATTCACACCAGAAGACGACACTAATCTGTATTTATGACGAGCAAGCACGTATAATGCCTTTCTGTTCATGCATCTCAATCacgtcagcctctctctctctctctctctctctctctctctctctctctctctctctctctctctctctctctctctctctctcactgtcccCTTGTGGCCGTCAGTGTTGTAATGAGTGAGAGTGACAAGCAAGTATGGATAATGCATTTGTTCTCAATCTGATCTTGGTGACTGCCTTCATtcgccacacaacacaccatgTAAACACAGTGCCGTCATTATTGTTACCGATATTTTCTTAGGCACAGTTTACTTCTGTATTGTGTTATCATGACGAGCAAGCACAAATAATGCCTTTGTTCTCTTGCATCTGTCACGTCAGCCATTTTCGCTTTCTCGCTTTGCCCTTGTGACCGTCagtgttcttttctctccactgaCAGAAACACCCATCCAGCAGCATCTTGTGTGAAGTGCGTGCATTATACGTACGTGTGTGAACATTGCACGTTCATGTACTATCATCACAACTGTAAGTACTGTGAACTTTGTGaggaaagatgaggtttagtagagaagaggttgattgattaattgattgatatatttattggtcttgatatatacagacagactacTATATAGACATTCTAATATGTAATGACCATAGTTCATGGAGCACAAGCTCTTTATGGactaatgaatattttacactAAGGTGGAAGACGAGTGTCTTATTCAgctttcatgaaaaaaaaaaaatagatctaagaccgcaaatgttacaaaagttaatgaagaaaaagttgaggggtggtgtcaggacacttagggtcgatactagaagagcagttcgacctgtggatatttgtggtcccctccctagatggggactccgaggctggtgtaggagtcgccatgataattttgaattttgagtgaaggatgtgtgtgtaattaggtgcttgtagttttgtgtgaaggaagagagatgtcTTTAGAAAGctggctgtgactgtccccttgtattgtgagacacaaagagaaacgttcagtgaggtcacagctgggtttaatgacaagttcacagcacccctgatccagtgctttagacctcactgggagtaattattgtttcggcaggtgcctgcTGCCTTCTCCTAGAAGGATAGAAGaacctttcttcattcttccgcTTCTTGTGCATAGGAAAAGCCAGCCAGTGGGCCAGCAACTGTTAACTCTCATGTGTGCCATGAATATTAAAAGATTCAAGCTCGTGACACCTGATTGGTGAGAAAATTCGTGTTTCTGTTGCAGTTTTATGATCATAACTGCTTTTATTTTCAAGTTCTTTATTTTAGTTACATGATGGATAGCAGCACTAATAGCAAACGACAGAAGATCGAAATAATCAGTGAAACAAACAATAACTTGTGTCAGACTTGAACGATCAATTGAATCTTGGGCTATGGGTACGGAGAACGCACGATGCTGTTTTTCCTGCATGATTTATAATACCACAGCGAGCACTGTGACCACTACTATCACAGCTTTATAtgaaccaccatcaccaacactgcCGCCTGCACCGCactaaccatcaccaccaccaacacattgACTTTCACCACCACGAACTCACGAAGAGAATGTCGAGTCGGTCCTGCCTTGTGAGCGAGGCAGAGCAGGCCCTGTGCAAGAACAAGAGGCCTCGCTTCGCCATTTCCATGTTACCAGTGGAGGAAAAGCAAGGGCGGCAGACACACCGGAGCAGAGGTCTTACATGGAGCGAGGAGCACAGCAACCTGatgtgtcacacacacacacacacacacacaaggaggttCACATGATGCCTTTTAAGCCTCAGTGTATACGTCTCCTCACGCCTCcgattttcctccctcccattacCTCGTGTACTACTTTCTTCACTACATGTAATTTTCGTTTTATGTTATGCGTGTCATCAACTTAATCGTCGAGtaaatattaatctctctctttttatggtCTCGAGACAAAACTGCTTTTATGTCCACTATTGCGCGTATTCTCAAGAGAAGCTTCTGGTTCCCCTATGTCCGTGCATATTGGAGTGAATGTAAATTTAGCATAAGAGCTCCTGTTTTTTTAATAGAATTACGAGTTCAACAAATCTGTCAAAAGTTGTTTCTTCTGTCGGCGTTCCCTTCATCCCCACTCACTCACAAAACTAGATATTTTTACTTGACAGTTTTAAGTATTGAATGTAAGCTGCCCTcggttgctttttttttttatcatttttattttgctgATCACTACAGATAATTACCAGACATTTCGGAggtcttttttgtcttttttcagaAAAATCTTCAACAaatcttattcctttttttttttttcctttccacagcAAAATGGAATCCAACGACTCAAGTAGGGTGCTGTCTTTAAATGAAGTGGTCAAGCCTTCTGAAAAAAATGAACGGTATgtaggtattttatttataatgagtaagaaaactttgaaaatgaaaaatatagttCATAGTTGCGCACTTTACTTTAGTAACTATTTCAGGGACAGGTCTGTAGCttaaagaacataaggaaataaggaaagttacaaaatgccagtaggcctacacgtgacctGATTTATTATTCCTTTATCTTTATAATAAGATATATTATAGTTGTTGCTTCTTAGAATATATAAATTATGATAAAACGCTCTAATACTAACATAAATGTAAAATGTATTATATATTGTAGATAATATGGTTGTGAGCATGCGGCTGTACGTTAATTAGCATTTGGCTTACATACTGGAAGGCTTGGTTCAGCTTCCTGTGAACTAAATATGGTTCTAGTCTCGTCGTAATCAATAAGCCCTTTGCTATttgaattatattttttgtattactttgtATAAGCAGTTTTCGTGGCCATTGTAACTTACATTCTTAATTGTTGCTTCTCTCTACATAGACCTACAACCTACCGGTTCCTTACCATAAATGTTGTGGCTATACTTCTGGTGATTCTGGCTGCCTTTGTAAGTATCGCAGTCACTGCATCGGAGAGCCTACATGACGACCTTGAGCAGGAAAGGGGCGGTCCACTGGTGCACACAGCCAAAGGAACTCTGAGAGGGATACAAGAACGCTCTCTCGGAGGtcactccttcttctccttctacgcCATTCCGTATGCGAAGCCGCCGCTCGGGAAGCTGCGGTTTCAGGTTTCAGTatactcttttcctttccctatccTTGCATGGTatatatttctccttatttGTTTACATCCTCTTCTTTTAGTAATGTATGTATGcctaggagtgtgtgtgtgtgtgtgtgtgtgtgtgtgacatttccTGCTGTCagattgttattgtttatgtttgttcATCATGAGAGGCAATTAAAAAAGAGATCCCATTGTGTACAAATTATGAAAGGCGTATTCAtaagaaaaaattgaaggaacTGAAAATCTGGACTTTGGACACTGACACTGATGATCCTTCAAACAGGACCCCGTGGAAGAGGAGGCGTGGACGGGAGTGAGGAATGCTTTTAGTTACCCCGAGCCATGTATTCAAATATCCTTCTCGAAACACAAAGTTGGTGACGTATCAGAAGAAAACATGATTGGCTCAGAGGATTGCCTCTACCTCAATGTGTTCACTCCAAAGGTACAGTATGTGCAAGGAGGGGCGTAACAGGTTGCATTTAGGATTGAGAACAAACGTAGGGTCGGTAAGAACATAAGGTAACAAGTGTGTTCTTCTGCAGCTGGACGCAGAAGAGAAGCTGCCAGTGATGGTGTACCTGCACGGGGGCGGGTACATATCTGGCACGGCATATCAATACCAGCCTTACGTTCTGCTCAACCACCAAGTGGTGCTGGTAGTACCGCAGTTTAGGCTCGGGATGTTAGGTGAGGAGATGCTACCAACTTTTTTCCTCCAAAATAATTGCTAACTAAATAAAAGTTGTCTTAAGCAGACCCAGGCTTCTTTCTAGACATTAAGTGTTTACACGTGTAATGGCTCtctgcacaattttttttctatccaaaAATTTTGCAATAATACTAATGATGCTCAGTTTTCAGCCTTCCTGTCCACGGAAGATGACGTCATGTCTGGGAATTACATGCTGAAGGACCAGCTGGCGGCCCTGCAATGGGTGCACCGTAACATACACCTCTTCGGCGGCGACCCGCACCGATTGACCTTGTTCGGGGAGAGTGCCGGAGGATGCAGCACAGGccttctgtccatctctccGAAGGCTCAGGGTAAGGTTTGAGTGACTTAAAGAGGTGTTATCCCAATTCAATATGTGAACACATATGTGATAAAAATTTGATTTATTAGATTAATCGGAAGAGTCCTAGTGATATTTTATCTACATTACTTTAACCATAAAGTTATTGTATTTGATTATATTTCTTTCCAAAGACACGTTGCATTTGATTTCATTGAAATGTAAGAAGCATGTGACGAGAAATATCGATTTTACATTTCCTAGGGTTGTTCTCGCGAGTCATCCAGCAATCCGGCAATGCAATGGTTCCCTTCGCTTTCGGTAGGCGACACCGGAAAGTAGCGAAAGACACGGCACGTATACTAGGATATCATGGAAAACCAGACTCCAAAgacatcctctccttcctgcagACAGTTCCTGCCCAGTCATTACCAGCCATTGCCTCGAAGTATTATGTAAGAAGCAAACCTCTCTGCtgcttttattatatatatatatatatatatatatatatatatatatatatatatatatatatatatatatatatatatatatatatatatatatatatatatatatatatatatatatatatatatatatatatatgtatatatatatatatatatatatatataatttttttttttttttttttttttttttcataaaagaaaagaaacgaagctGTTGAAGTAATATTTCACTCTTTCTTTGGTCGTTTCAGGAATGGTTTATTTATCCATTCGTGACGGGTCCCCGTGTTGATGGAGATGTGATCCCCGCTCACCCATACGAGATGGCACAAGCAATGGCGTGCCCTCCCTGGGAACTTATGATAGGCCACACAGCTGATGACGGAGCTCTCCTTACAATCAGTTAGTAATAATTTATTCCTcattgtgccttttttttttttttaacgctgTTTAGATTATTACTATGAAACATTAAGCTGGTTATGAAAAAATATTGTCCctcattttttgtttctcaCTTCTCCATATTCAGTAAAGCAAGCTAAATAAATATAGTTAATTAGGAAGTTTATGCATTTTCAGGTCTAACATATACGACAACGCACATTTCCAAAAAGTTGactagagtttttttttatagcctgCCCAAATTATTTCCAAAGAAGTTTTGATGATTTACttttgaaaatgaaataaaaaaaatgactgctAAAGATCCAGAATTAACCAATAAGAGGTGTGAAGTGAATATGATAGTTAACTCAGGTGGACGTAATATATGAGAGTGAATAGAGGATCTTGTGCAGCACAACCATGGGCAGGACATACAGTTTGCATATTTAAGAGACCGTGAAATAACGGCGGAAGGTAGCTAGAGGGGCAACATTGCAGATATGAGAGGTTGAAGACGGTCACTTATGGGAATGAAAAACGTACGACTCACCCTCTTTAAATAAAACTGCATGAGAGTGGTCTCCTTATATATGGGAACCATGCTGCATGCAGGGACGGATAAGGTTCTTGTATAGAGTAAGCAACTGGAAGGGGGGAAAGAATTGGCGAAGACAAAACAGAACTCTTAGCTTCATGGAAATTACTTTAAACATGAAAAGGGAAGTTGTTATAATTAACTCCACtcagaagaaaaattaaaaacttaccaggcaaataaagaaaaatggcaAGTAACCTGATTCAAAtacgagagaaaaggaagagagaaattacggtatatatgaagaagaagggatgtcAAATTTCTATTAAGATTCTTCATAATGAACGAAAGCTCCTGCAGCCGGTGACTTCACTTCGCTCTGTACCTCAAGTTTTTGAGGATATGTTACTGTAGAAGCAGGTGTCTCCTGTCTACTTCTACTTTAACACAATCGCAAAGTCTCAAATTCCTTCCATCTGATCAGAGATTCAGGCTTATGACGATGGCCTTTATAATCAACCATTTTCCACTCAGACGTATATCTTCTGGAGAAACTAAGGAGGCGCCTGGAGGATGACTTCACTGAAGTTGGTCCTCTAAGCCTCGTGTTGGCAGATAATGACCCTAATAAGGAGATAAAGGCCGAAGCTTTATACCACTACTACCTGGGAGAAAGTATCAATCTTGAACTTAAAGATAATTTTACTCAGGTAAGAAGTTGTCGGGTTCTTGTGTACCTATAGAGAGGGATAGTCGAGGAGCAATGGAGGGGTTACAGACTGTttaccattttttcttttccaccacAGCTTCATACGGACTATAACTTTGCGGTCCCAAATGACTTAGTGGCCTTGGCGCACTCCACCTGTGCTAAACCACATCGACACACCTTCTTCTATGAATTGACCCACCGTGGCCAGCGTTCTGTAAATGACCCTTTAAATATAACAGTTGGAAAGCACTGTGAGTATCAGTAGTTACTGCTAGTATCAGTTTGAAGAGACGTACAGTAAATATATAGTATAAGTagagatgaataaatatttTTCGCCCCCAGCAAATAAGCCATATCACTGTTTGTCTGTATCTCAACAGGGGTGACTCACGCAGATGATATCCTCTATTTGTTCCTTGGGGAGACTTTCAGGCCAGGATTACTGCCTCTTGAACGTCCCGAGGATCTTGCTTTACGGGATATTATGAGCAAACTTTGGGTCAACTTTGCTTACACTGGGTAAGACATGAGAGGTCGACCGAATAAACCGAGGTTTTTTGGGAAAGgacaaagatgataaaaatatgatgataaaatgataaaaagtcaTTACAGTCTGTTTTGTGCATGGTTCCTTTAGATAGTGGAGAGAAACATTAAGCTTCATAGTAAGACAGATTCATTGCCATAAGTTTGCCATccgattatttttatttattctatttctttgtttattatttatttattttttttttttatggatagtTATTTCAAGTAACCACATGTCAGCAAAATACTAGcagggaatgtttttttttttttttttttttttttgagctaaaTGTGATGTTGTGTCCTTTTTGGATGTGTTCACTTACTGTAATATCATATATTGTATAgacacctaaccttacatacaTTAATCCTGTAGCAGTGTTTTGTCCTCTTCAGATACTTTTCTTTTGCTATAGCCAAGTATAAGGTCTTCCTCATgctttgcattattattatttttttttttcctgctttgaGGGATTCTTTCATGAATCAGGACTACGGAGAACCTTGGTTTCGGCATTCGTGAACCATTGCCGAAAGAGGATTGCATTTCTCATTTCGGACATAGCCAGAATTCGAACTCGTGCCCGTAATCTGCTCCCATGTGAGCGCGGTTCACTGGCCCAACCTGATTAAGTTATACAAAATATACACCTATTATTCTTACACAAATTAATCTACAACAGTGCTTTGATCCATTTAATTCATCCAGCTGTAGGAAGCCAAAACCTCTATCTTACATTCTTCATTCTAATCCCGTGCCTGATCTTCCTGCATCCCACTGCAGGAACCCAACACCTGACGGTTCTCTGGGTTTCACGTGGGAAGCGGTAGAGAACGACAACCTGCACTACCTAAGCTTGACTCCGTCCCCTACCATGAAGCCTGACCCTCGCCGCAAGGTCAGTTAAT
Protein-coding sequences here:
- the LOC135114062 gene encoding pyrethroid hydrolase Ces2a-like isoform X2 translates to MCAMNIKRFKLVTPDCKMESNDSSRVLSLNEVVKPSEKNERPTTYRFLTINVVAILLVILAAFVSIAVTASESLHDDLEQERGGPLVHTAKGTLRGIQERSLGGHSFFSFYAIPYAKPPLGKLRFQDPVEEEAWTGVRNAFSYPEPCIQISFSKHKVGDVSEENMIGSEDCLYLNVFTPKLDAEEKLPVMVYLHGGGYISGTAYQYQPYVLLNHQVVLVVPQFRLGMLAFLSTEDDVMSGNYMLKDQLAALQWVHRNIHLFGGDPHRLTLFGESAGGCSTGLLSISPKAQGLFSRVIQQSGNAMVPFAFGRRHRKVAKDTARILGYHGKPDSKDILSFLQTVPAQSLPAIASKYYEWFIYPFVTGPRVDGDVIPAHPYEMAQAMACPPWELMIGHTADDGALLTINVYLLEKLRRRLEDDFTEVGPLSLVLADNDPNKEIKAEALYHYYLGESINLELKDNFTQLHTDYNFAVPNDLVALAHSTCAKPHRHTFFYELTHRGQRSVNDPLNITVGKHWVTHADDILYLFLGETFRPGLLPLERPEDLALRDIMSKLWVNFAYTGNPTPDGSLGFTWEAVENDNLHYLSLTPSPTMKPDPRRKIREFYRKVLPEQNEFLEKLADLKHP
- the LOC135114062 gene encoding pyrethroid hydrolase Ces2a-like isoform X1 yields the protein MYLSRAFTHYSALTTEGLKRTLTLFFPFCKMESNDSSRVLSLNEVVKPSEKNERPTTYRFLTINVVAILLVILAAFVSIAVTASESLHDDLEQERGGPLVHTAKGTLRGIQERSLGGHSFFSFYAIPYAKPPLGKLRFQDPVEEEAWTGVRNAFSYPEPCIQISFSKHKVGDVSEENMIGSEDCLYLNVFTPKLDAEEKLPVMVYLHGGGYISGTAYQYQPYVLLNHQVVLVVPQFRLGMLAFLSTEDDVMSGNYMLKDQLAALQWVHRNIHLFGGDPHRLTLFGESAGGCSTGLLSISPKAQGLFSRVIQQSGNAMVPFAFGRRHRKVAKDTARILGYHGKPDSKDILSFLQTVPAQSLPAIASKYYEWFIYPFVTGPRVDGDVIPAHPYEMAQAMACPPWELMIGHTADDGALLTINVYLLEKLRRRLEDDFTEVGPLSLVLADNDPNKEIKAEALYHYYLGESINLELKDNFTQLHTDYNFAVPNDLVALAHSTCAKPHRHTFFYELTHRGQRSVNDPLNITVGKHWVTHADDILYLFLGETFRPGLLPLERPEDLALRDIMSKLWVNFAYTGNPTPDGSLGFTWEAVENDNLHYLSLTPSPTMKPDPRRKIREFYRKVLPEQNEFLEKLADLKHP
- the LOC135114062 gene encoding pyrethroid hydrolase Ces2a-like isoform X3, yielding MESNDSSRVLSLNEVVKPSEKNERPTTYRFLTINVVAILLVILAAFVSIAVTASESLHDDLEQERGGPLVHTAKGTLRGIQERSLGGHSFFSFYAIPYAKPPLGKLRFQDPVEEEAWTGVRNAFSYPEPCIQISFSKHKVGDVSEENMIGSEDCLYLNVFTPKLDAEEKLPVMVYLHGGGYISGTAYQYQPYVLLNHQVVLVVPQFRLGMLAFLSTEDDVMSGNYMLKDQLAALQWVHRNIHLFGGDPHRLTLFGESAGGCSTGLLSISPKAQGLFSRVIQQSGNAMVPFAFGRRHRKVAKDTARILGYHGKPDSKDILSFLQTVPAQSLPAIASKYYEWFIYPFVTGPRVDGDVIPAHPYEMAQAMACPPWELMIGHTADDGALLTINVYLLEKLRRRLEDDFTEVGPLSLVLADNDPNKEIKAEALYHYYLGESINLELKDNFTQLHTDYNFAVPNDLVALAHSTCAKPHRHTFFYELTHRGQRSVNDPLNITVGKHWVTHADDILYLFLGETFRPGLLPLERPEDLALRDIMSKLWVNFAYTGNPTPDGSLGFTWEAVENDNLHYLSLTPSPTMKPDPRRKIREFYRKVLPEQNEFLEKLADLKHP